One Vigna unguiculata cultivar IT97K-499-35 chromosome 11, ASM411807v1, whole genome shotgun sequence DNA window includes the following coding sequences:
- the LOC114168226 gene encoding mitogen-activated protein kinase 3 isoform X2 has product MAGVNPNGVADFPAVSTHGGQFIQYNIFGNLFEVTAKYRPPIMPIGRGAYGIVCSLLNTETNELVAVKKIANAFDNHMDAKRTLREIKLLKHLDHENYFLYQILRGLKYIHSANIIHRDLKPSNLLLNSNCDLKIIDFGLARPTMESDFMTEYVVTRWYRAPELLLNSSDYTSAIDVWSVGCIFMELMNKKPLFPGKDHVHQMRLLTELLGTPTDADLGLVKNEDARRYIRQLPQYPRQPLAQVFPHVHPAAIDLIDKMLTIDPTKRITVEEALAHPYLEKLHDVADEPICMEPFSFEFEQQPLDEEQIKEMIYREALALNPEHA; this is encoded by the exons ATGGCCGGAGTTAATCCGAATGGCGTAGCTGATTTTCCGGCGGTTTCGACGCACGGCGGACAGTTCATTCAATACAACATATTCGGCAACCTCTTCGAGGTTACGGCGAAGTACCGTCCTCCAATCATGCCTATTGGACGCGGCGCGTATGGAATCGTTTG CTCGCTGTTGAATACGGAGACGAATGAGCTGGTGGCTGTTAAGAAGATAGCGAACGCTTTCGACAATCACATGGACGCTAAGCGAACGCTCCGTGAGATTAAGCTTCTTAAACATCTGGATCATGAAAAT TACTTTTTGTATCAGATTCTTCGTGGGCTAAAGTACATACATTCTGCAAACATAATCCATAGAGATTTAAAACCGAGCAACCTGTTGCTGAATTCTAATTGTGACTTGAAGATTATTGACTTTGGTCTTGCCCGACCAACTATGGAAAGTGACTTCATGACAGAATACGTAGTCACAAGATGGTACAGGGCTCCCGAATTGTTGTTGAACTCCTCAGATTACACCTCTGCGATAGATGTTTGGTCTGTTGGTTGCATCTTCATGGAGCTTATGAATAAAAAGCCTCTCTTCCCAGGCAAAGACCATGTGCATCAGATGCGCCTATTGACAGAG CTTCTTGGTACCCCAACTGATGCTGACCTTGGGTTGGTGAAAAATGAAGACGCAAGAAGATATATTAGACAGCTTCCTCAATATCCTCGCCAACCTTTAGCTCAGGTCTTCCCCCATGTTCATCCCGCAGCCATTGATCTTATTGATAAAATGTTGACAATTGATCCCACCAAAAGAATTACAG TTGAAGAAGCGCTTGCCCATCCATACCTTGAAAAACTGCATGATGTAGCTGATGAACCAATCTGCATGGAGCCATTCTCATTTGAGTTTGAGCAACAGCCATTGGATGAAGAGCAAATAAAAGAGATGATATACAGGGAAGCATTAGCACTCAATCCTGAGCATGCATAA
- the LOC114169494 gene encoding L-ascorbate peroxidase, cytosolic — protein MGKSYPTVSADYQKAIEKAKKKLRGFIAEKRCAPLMLRLAWHSAGTFDVSTKTGGPFGTIKHPAELAHGANNGLDIAVRLLEPIKAEFPILSYADFYQLAGVVAVEVTGGPEVPFHPGREDKPEPPPEGRLPDATKGSDHLRDVFGKAMGLSDQDIVALSGGHTIGAAHKERSGFEGPWTSNPLIFDNSYFKELLSGEKEGLLQLPSDKALLSDPVFRPLVEKYAADEDAFFADYAVAHQKLSELGFADA, from the exons ATGGGAAAATCTTACCCAACCGTCAGCGCCGATTACCAGAAGGCCATTGAGAAGGCAAAGAAGAAGCTCAGAGGCTTCATCGCTGAGAAGAGATGCGCTCCTTTGATGCTCCGTTTGGC ATGGCACTCTGCTGGTACCTTTGACGTCAGCACGAAGACCGGTGGTCCTTTTGGAACCATCAAGCACCCTGCCGAACTCGCTCACGGTGCCAACAACGGTCTTGATATCGCTGTTAGGCTATTGGAGCCAATTAAAGCGGAGTTTCCTATCTTGAGCTACGCAGATTTCTACCAG TTGGCTGGCGTTGTCGCAGTTGAGGTCACTGGTGGACCTGAAGTTCCCTTCCACCCGGGCAGAGAG GACAAGCCAGAACCACCTCCAGAGGGTCGCTTGCCCGATGCAACCAAGG GGTCTGATCACCTAAGGGATGTGTTCGGCAAGGCTATGGGACTTAGTGATCAGGATATTGTTGCTCTATCTGGTGGCCACACCATT GGTGCGGCACACAAGGAGCGTTCAGGATTTGAGGGCCCATGGACCTCAAACCCTCTTATTTTTGACAACTCATACTTTAA GGAGTTGTTGAGTGGTGAAAAGGAAGGCCTCCTTCAGTTGCCTTCTGACAAGGCACTTTTGTCTGATCCTGTATTCCGCCCTCTTGTTGAAAAATATGCAGCG GACGAAGATGCCTTCTTCGCTGATTACGCTGTTGCTCACCAAAAGCTTTCCGAGCTTGG GTTTGCTGATGCGTAA
- the LOC114168226 gene encoding mitogen-activated protein kinase 3 isoform X1: protein MAGVNPNGVADFPAVSTHGGQFIQYNIFGNLFEVTAKYRPPIMPIGRGAYGIVCSLLNTETNELVAVKKIANAFDNHMDAKRTLREIKLLKHLDHENVIGLRDVIPPPLRREFNDVYIAMELMDTDLHHIIRSNQSLSEEHCQYFLYQILRGLKYIHSANIIHRDLKPSNLLLNSNCDLKIIDFGLARPTMESDFMTEYVVTRWYRAPELLLNSSDYTSAIDVWSVGCIFMELMNKKPLFPGKDHVHQMRLLTELLGTPTDADLGLVKNEDARRYIRQLPQYPRQPLAQVFPHVHPAAIDLIDKMLTIDPTKRITVEEALAHPYLEKLHDVADEPICMEPFSFEFEQQPLDEEQIKEMIYREALALNPEHA, encoded by the exons ATGGCCGGAGTTAATCCGAATGGCGTAGCTGATTTTCCGGCGGTTTCGACGCACGGCGGACAGTTCATTCAATACAACATATTCGGCAACCTCTTCGAGGTTACGGCGAAGTACCGTCCTCCAATCATGCCTATTGGACGCGGCGCGTATGGAATCGTTTG CTCGCTGTTGAATACGGAGACGAATGAGCTGGTGGCTGTTAAGAAGATAGCGAACGCTTTCGACAATCACATGGACGCTAAGCGAACGCTCCGTGAGATTAAGCTTCTTAAACATCTGGATCATGAAAAT GTAATTGGTTTGAGAGATGTTATTCCTCCACCATTGCGTAGAGAGTTTAATGATGTCTACATAGCCATGGAACTCATGGACACTGATCTTCATCATATCATTCGCTCTAATCAAAGTTTGTCGGAGGAGCACTGCCAA TACTTTTTGTATCAGATTCTTCGTGGGCTAAAGTACATACATTCTGCAAACATAATCCATAGAGATTTAAAACCGAGCAACCTGTTGCTGAATTCTAATTGTGACTTGAAGATTATTGACTTTGGTCTTGCCCGACCAACTATGGAAAGTGACTTCATGACAGAATACGTAGTCACAAGATGGTACAGGGCTCCCGAATTGTTGTTGAACTCCTCAGATTACACCTCTGCGATAGATGTTTGGTCTGTTGGTTGCATCTTCATGGAGCTTATGAATAAAAAGCCTCTCTTCCCAGGCAAAGACCATGTGCATCAGATGCGCCTATTGACAGAG CTTCTTGGTACCCCAACTGATGCTGACCTTGGGTTGGTGAAAAATGAAGACGCAAGAAGATATATTAGACAGCTTCCTCAATATCCTCGCCAACCTTTAGCTCAGGTCTTCCCCCATGTTCATCCCGCAGCCATTGATCTTATTGATAAAATGTTGACAATTGATCCCACCAAAAGAATTACAG TTGAAGAAGCGCTTGCCCATCCATACCTTGAAAAACTGCATGATGTAGCTGATGAACCAATCTGCATGGAGCCATTCTCATTTGAGTTTGAGCAACAGCCATTGGATGAAGAGCAAATAAAAGAGATGATATACAGGGAAGCATTAGCACTCAATCCTGAGCATGCATAA